One Rhodococcus sp. P1Y DNA window includes the following coding sequences:
- a CDS encoding multifunctional oxoglutarate decarboxylase/oxoglutarate dehydrogenase thiamine pyrophosphate-binding subunit/dihydrolipoyllysine-residue succinyltransferase subunit has protein sequence MSSSSTTQFGQNQWLVDEMYQRFKDDPSSVDASWHEFLTDYDPDAPAGDETASVPNGSAPAANGKSSPKTAEPKSAAPKAAAPKAEPKTAAKAEPKTAAKPAAEAEAPKAAAEKPAPTAKPATSKAAGANPSASAAKPAAAAAAAEESSKVLRGAAAAVAKNMSASLQIPTATSVRAIPAKLMVDNRLVINNHLARTRGGKISFTHLLGYAIVQAVKAFPNMNRHFAEIDGKPNAVTPAATNLGLAIDLKGKDGSRNLVVAAIKNTQEFSFTQFYNAYEDIVRRARDGKLTGEDFQGVTLSLTNPGGIGTVHSVPRLMNGQGAIIGAGAMEYPAEFQGASDERLAELGVGKLMTLTSTYDHRIIQGAESGDFLRTIHNLLISDEFYDEIFHSLKIPYEPIRWRKDLPEGTVDKNTRVLELIAAYRNRGHLMADTDPLQFTKDKFRMHPDLDVISHDLTLWDLDREFKVGGFHGKDKMRLRDVLSVLRDSYCRHVGVEYTHILETDQVAWLQERVEATHVKPTVAQQKYILSKLNAAEAFETFLQTKYVGQKRFSLEGAESVIPMMDAVIDQSAEHSLDEVVIGMPHRGRLNVLANIVGKPYSKIFTEFEGNMNPAAAHGSGDVKYHLGAEGTYIQMFGENDIAVSLTANPSHLEAVDPVLEGLVRAKQDLLDKGAGEGGFSVLPLMLHGDAAFAGQGVVAETLNLALLRGYRTGGTVHIVVNNQVGFTTAPEHSRSSEYCTDVAKMIGAPIFHVNGDDPEACVRVAQLAVDFREKFNKDVVIDMICYRRRGHNEGDDPSMTQPAMYDVIDTKRSVRKSYTESLIGRGDISLKEAEDALRDYQGQLERVFNEVRELEKYTPEPSESVELDQQLPAKLTTAVDKSILHRIGDAFLEVPDGFNVHPRVKPVLEKRREMAYEGKVDWAFGELLALGSLVDEGRNIRFSGQDTRRGTFTQRHSVIIDRKTGAEYTPLHNIGSENPGKFMVYDSALSEFAAVGFEYGYSVGNPDALVLWEAQFGDFVNGAQSIIDEFISSGEAKWGQLSDVVLLLPHGHEGQGPDHTSGRIERFLTLCAEGSMTVSVPSTPANYFHLLRRHARDGIRRPLIVFTPKSMLRNKAAVSNIEDFTDGKFHSVFDEPTYDTGTGDRSKVKRVLMVSGKLYYELLARKQKDNREDVAIVRIEQLYPVPTRRITEAINSYPNATEFRWVQEEPANQGAWPFFGLAFPELMPDVLSNIKRVSRRAMSAPSSGSSKVHAVEQLEIIDEAFAGVGE, from the coding sequence GTGAGCAGCAGCTCCACTACCCAATTCGGACAAAATCAATGGCTGGTCGACGAGATGTACCAGCGATTCAAGGACGACCCGTCCTCGGTCGACGCCAGCTGGCACGAATTCCTCACCGATTACGACCCGGACGCGCCGGCGGGTGACGAGACCGCATCAGTTCCGAACGGAAGTGCGCCCGCCGCCAACGGCAAGTCCTCACCCAAGACCGCTGAGCCCAAGAGCGCCGCGCCCAAGGCAGCCGCACCCAAGGCCGAGCCGAAGACCGCCGCCAAGGCTGAGCCGAAGACCGCTGCAAAGCCTGCGGCCGAGGCCGAGGCACCGAAGGCCGCTGCCGAGAAGCCTGCGCCGACCGCGAAGCCCGCTACGTCGAAGGCTGCGGGAGCCAACCCGTCCGCATCCGCTGCGAAGCCCGCTGCCGCTGCCGCTGCCGCAGAGGAATCGTCCAAGGTCCTCCGTGGTGCTGCTGCGGCCGTTGCGAAGAACATGTCGGCGTCGTTGCAGATCCCGACTGCGACCAGCGTCCGCGCAATTCCGGCCAAGCTCATGGTCGACAACCGCCTGGTGATCAACAACCACCTCGCTCGTACGCGGGGCGGCAAGATCTCGTTCACGCACCTGCTCGGCTACGCCATCGTGCAGGCCGTCAAGGCGTTCCCGAACATGAACCGCCATTTCGCCGAGATCGACGGCAAGCCGAACGCGGTCACGCCGGCTGCCACCAACCTCGGTCTGGCAATCGATTTGAAGGGCAAGGACGGCAGCCGCAATCTCGTCGTCGCCGCCATCAAGAACACGCAGGAGTTCTCGTTCACGCAGTTCTACAACGCGTACGAGGACATCGTGCGTCGCGCTCGCGACGGCAAGCTCACCGGTGAGGACTTCCAGGGCGTCACGCTCTCGCTGACCAACCCCGGCGGAATCGGAACCGTGCACTCGGTCCCGCGCCTGATGAACGGTCAGGGCGCCATCATCGGTGCCGGCGCCATGGAGTACCCGGCCGAGTTCCAGGGTGCGAGCGACGAACGTCTCGCCGAACTGGGCGTCGGCAAGCTCATGACGCTGACCTCGACGTACGACCACCGCATCATCCAGGGTGCCGAGTCGGGCGACTTCCTTCGCACGATCCACAACCTGCTGATCTCGGACGAGTTCTACGACGAGATCTTCCACTCGCTCAAGATCCCGTACGAGCCGATCCGCTGGCGCAAGGATCTGCCCGAGGGCACGGTCGACAAGAACACCCGTGTGCTCGAGCTCATCGCGGCGTATCGCAACCGCGGCCACCTCATGGCCGACACGGATCCATTGCAGTTCACGAAGGACAAGTTCCGGATGCATCCGGATCTCGACGTGATCAGCCACGACCTGACGCTCTGGGACCTCGACCGCGAATTCAAGGTCGGCGGATTCCACGGCAAGGACAAGATGCGTCTGCGCGACGTACTCAGCGTCCTACGTGACTCCTACTGCCGCCACGTCGGCGTCGAGTACACCCACATCCTCGAGACCGATCAGGTCGCTTGGCTGCAGGAACGCGTCGAGGCCACCCACGTCAAACCGACTGTGGCACAGCAGAAGTACATTCTGAGCAAGCTCAACGCCGCAGAAGCGTTCGAGACCTTCCTGCAGACCAAGTACGTCGGTCAGAAGCGCTTCTCGCTCGAAGGTGCCGAGTCGGTCATCCCGATGATGGATGCCGTCATCGACCAGAGTGCCGAGCATTCGCTCGACGAGGTCGTCATCGGTATGCCTCACCGTGGCCGTCTGAACGTGCTGGCCAACATCGTCGGCAAGCCGTACTCGAAGATCTTCACCGAGTTCGAGGGCAACATGAACCCGGCTGCCGCTCACGGCTCCGGCGACGTGAAGTACCACCTCGGCGCCGAGGGCACGTACATCCAGATGTTCGGCGAGAACGACATCGCAGTCTCGCTGACCGCCAACCCGTCCCACCTCGAGGCCGTCGACCCGGTCCTCGAGGGACTCGTTCGCGCGAAGCAGGATCTGCTCGACAAGGGTGCCGGCGAAGGCGGATTCTCCGTCCTACCGCTGATGCTCCACGGTGATGCGGCATTCGCAGGCCAGGGCGTCGTCGCGGAAACGCTGAACCTTGCACTGCTGCGCGGTTACCGCACCGGTGGCACCGTGCACATCGTCGTCAACAATCAGGTCGGCTTCACAACCGCACCCGAGCACTCGCGCTCGTCCGAGTACTGCACCGACGTCGCCAAGATGATCGGTGCGCCGATCTTCCACGTCAACGGTGACGACCCGGAAGCATGTGTGCGCGTCGCACAGCTCGCAGTCGACTTCCGCGAGAAGTTCAACAAGGACGTCGTCATCGACATGATCTGCTACCGCAGGCGTGGACACAACGAGGGCGACGACCCCTCGATGACGCAGCCGGCGATGTACGACGTCATCGACACCAAGCGCAGCGTCCGCAAGAGCTACACCGAATCCCTCATCGGTCGCGGCGACATCTCCCTGAAAGAGGCAGAGGACGCACTTCGCGACTACCAGGGCCAGCTCGAACGCGTATTCAACGAGGTTCGCGAGCTCGAAAAGTACACCCCCGAGCCCAGCGAGTCCGTCGAGCTCGATCAGCAGTTGCCTGCCAAGCTCACAACGGCAGTCGACAAGTCGATCCTGCATCGCATCGGCGACGCCTTCCTCGAGGTTCCCGACGGCTTCAACGTGCACCCGCGCGTCAAGCCGGTCCTCGAGAAGCGCCGCGAGATGGCGTACGAGGGCAAGGTCGACTGGGCGTTCGGCGAGCTGCTCGCACTCGGGTCGCTCGTGGACGAGGGACGCAATATTCGTTTCTCGGGCCAGGACACCCGTCGCGGCACGTTCACCCAGCGCCATTCGGTCATCATCGACCGCAAGACGGGCGCCGAGTACACCCCGCTGCACAACATCGGCAGCGAGAACCCCGGCAAGTTCATGGTGTACGACTCCGCGCTCAGCGAGTTCGCGGCTGTCGGATTCGAATACGGCTACTCCGTGGGCAACCCGGACGCACTCGTGTTGTGGGAAGCGCAGTTCGGCGACTTCGTCAACGGCGCTCAGTCCATCATCGACGAGTTCATCAGTTCCGGTGAGGCCAAGTGGGGTCAGCTCTCCGACGTCGTTCTGCTGCTGCCGCACGGCCACGAGGGCCAGGGACCGGACCACACGTCGGGCCGCATCGAGCGCTTCCTGACGCTGTGCGCCGAGGGCTCGATGACCGTCTCCGTTCCGTCGACGCCGGCGAACTACTTCCACCTGCTGCGTCGTCACGCACGCGATGGAATTCGTCGCCCGCTCATCGTCTTCACCCCGAAGTCGATGCTCCGCAACAAGGCCGCGGTGTCCAACATCGAGGACTTCACCGACGGCAAGTTCCACTCGGTGTTCGACGAACCGACCTACGACACCGGCACCGGTGATCGCAGCAAGGTCAAGCGCGTCCTGATGGTGAGCGGCAAGCTCTACTACGAGCTTCTCGCCCGCAAGCAGAAGGACAACCGCGAAGACGTCGCCATCGTGCGCATCGAGCAGCTGTACCCGGTTCCGACCCGTCGGATCACCGAGGCGATCAACAGCTACCCGAACGCCACCGAGTTCCGCTGGGTCCAGGAGGAGCCGGCAAACCAGGGTGCGTGGCCGTTCTTCGGCCTGGCATTCCCGGAGCTCATGCCCGACGTGCTGAGCAACATCAAGCGCGTGTCGCGTCGTGCGATGTCTGCACCGTCGTCGGGTTCGAGCAAGGTGCACGCTGTCGAGCAACTCGAAATCATCGACGAGGCCTTCGCGGGCGTCGGCGAGTAG
- a CDS encoding flavin-containing monooxygenase encodes MSLSVTDTSERVTAPRQVDTVIIGSGFAGLGLAIKLTQKGKNNFLVLERGSDVGGTWRDNTYPGAACDVPSHLYSYSFALNPDWTRSFSTQPEIQKYISSVARKYNVLDKHVFDSDVTSVTWDENTRRWNIVASTGEYTAKVVVTAVGALCEPNLPPIKGIEGFEGDVFHSAQWNHDVSLQGKRVAVIGTGASAIQIVPAIADKVKHLDVYQRTAPWILPRFDREYTGLEKFAFKRIPGFQRLSRTAIYAARETQVVGLAKKPALMRIFELIAKQQINKGITDKSLRKKVTPNFRIGCKRMLISNAYYPALDRDNVDLVTDGIAEVKANSIVSADGTEREIDALVVATGFHVTDSPAYQGIYGTGGKTLAQTFEEEGQQGYKGAAVAGFPNMFFLVGPNTGLGHTSMVFMIESQLNYVVDALDTIEKHDIGQIEVRKDVQDEYNADLQNRMADSVWMNGGCASWYLDKHGNNTTLWPDFTFRFRAITRNFDLAAYRSVAAADLPTPAVGATTDNDIEVAAQ; translated from the coding sequence ATGAGTCTTTCCGTAACAGATACTTCGGAGCGCGTGACGGCGCCGCGCCAGGTCGACACAGTCATCATCGGCAGCGGCTTCGCCGGTCTTGGGTTGGCCATCAAGCTGACCCAGAAGGGCAAGAACAACTTCCTGGTACTCGAGCGCGGCAGCGATGTCGGCGGCACGTGGCGTGACAACACGTACCCGGGCGCAGCGTGCGACGTGCCCTCGCACCTGTACTCCTACTCGTTCGCGCTCAACCCCGACTGGACTCGGTCGTTCTCGACTCAGCCGGAGATCCAGAAGTACATCTCGTCGGTCGCCCGTAAGTACAACGTGCTCGACAAGCACGTATTCGACTCCGACGTCACCTCGGTCACCTGGGACGAGAACACCCGCCGCTGGAACATCGTCGCCAGCACCGGCGAATACACCGCGAAGGTTGTCGTGACGGCCGTCGGCGCACTGTGCGAGCCGAACCTGCCCCCGATCAAAGGCATCGAAGGCTTCGAGGGCGACGTCTTCCACTCCGCACAGTGGAACCACGACGTATCGCTCCAAGGCAAGCGCGTCGCCGTCATCGGCACCGGCGCGTCGGCGATCCAGATCGTGCCGGCAATCGCGGACAAGGTGAAGCACCTCGACGTCTACCAGCGCACCGCGCCGTGGATCCTCCCCCGCTTCGACCGTGAGTACACCGGTCTCGAAAAGTTCGCGTTCAAGCGCATTCCCGGATTCCAGCGTCTGTCCCGCACCGCCATCTACGCCGCACGCGAGACACAGGTCGTCGGCCTGGCCAAGAAGCCGGCCCTGATGCGCATCTTCGAGTTGATCGCCAAGCAGCAGATCAACAAGGGCATCACGGACAAGTCGCTGCGCAAGAAGGTCACACCGAACTTCCGCATCGGCTGCAAGCGCATGCTCATCTCCAACGCGTACTACCCAGCGCTCGACCGCGACAACGTCGATCTGGTGACCGACGGCATCGCCGAGGTCAAGGCGAACTCGATCGTCAGCGCCGACGGCACCGAGCGCGAGATCGACGCCCTCGTCGTCGCGACCGGGTTCCACGTCACGGACTCGCCCGCCTACCAGGGCATATACGGAACTGGCGGCAAGACGCTTGCGCAGACGTTCGAGGAAGAAGGCCAGCAGGGCTACAAGGGTGCCGCGGTCGCAGGCTTCCCCAACATGTTCTTCCTCGTCGGACCCAACACCGGCCTGGGACACACCTCGATGGTGTTCATGATCGAGTCGCAGCTCAACTACGTCGTCGATGCGTTGGACACGATCGAAAAGCACGACATCGGACAGATCGAAGTCCGCAAGGACGTGCAGGACGAGTACAACGCCGACCTGCAGAACCGAATGGCGGACAGCGTCTGGATGAACGGTGGTTGCGCCAGTTGGTACTTGGACAAGCACGGGAACAACACCACCCTGTGGCCGGACTTCACGTTCCGATTCCGTGCGATCACCAGAAACTTCGACCTCGCGGCGTACCGTAGCGTCGCGGCAGCCGATCTCCCGACACCAGCCGTCGGCGCCACCACCGACAACGACATCGAGGTAGCAGCACAGTGA
- a CDS encoding SDR family NAD(P)-dependent oxidoreductase: MSTAFVGKVAVVTGAGSGIGRALALNLAQRGAKLALSDVDVNGLAETVRQVEALGGEVESQFLDVTQRETVLDYAETVKTRFGKINQIYNNAGIAYHGDVEESSFKDIERIVDVDFWGVVNGTKAFIPHLQESGDGHIINISSLFGLLAMPSQAAYNAAKFAVRGFSEALRIELLIAKAPVKMTVVHPGGIKTAIARNATVAENYDQQSVAKFFDSKLAKTTPDQAAKTILKGVEKGKGRVLIGSDAIALDLLQRITGSKYQRVIATIAGRAMPKKK, translated from the coding sequence GTGAGCACAGCATTCGTAGGCAAAGTTGCCGTCGTCACCGGCGCCGGTTCGGGGATCGGCCGCGCGCTGGCCCTCAACCTCGCTCAGCGCGGCGCCAAGTTGGCGTTGTCGGATGTCGATGTGAACGGACTTGCCGAAACGGTCCGTCAGGTCGAAGCCCTCGGCGGCGAGGTGGAATCGCAGTTCCTCGACGTGACGCAGCGTGAGACCGTCCTCGATTACGCCGAGACCGTGAAAACCAGATTCGGCAAGATCAACCAGATCTACAACAACGCCGGTATCGCGTACCACGGTGATGTCGAAGAATCATCGTTCAAGGACATCGAGCGCATCGTCGACGTCGACTTCTGGGGAGTCGTCAACGGCACCAAGGCTTTCATCCCGCACCTGCAGGAGTCGGGCGACGGCCACATCATCAACATCTCCAGCCTGTTCGGGTTGCTGGCCATGCCGTCGCAGGCCGCGTACAACGCAGCCAAGTTCGCCGTTCGCGGATTCAGCGAAGCGCTGCGCATCGAGCTGCTGATCGCCAAGGCGCCGGTAAAGATGACCGTCGTGCACCCGGGTGGAATCAAGACCGCTATCGCACGCAATGCGACAGTCGCCGAGAACTACGACCAGCAGTCGGTAGCCAAGTTCTTCGACTCGAAGCTCGCGAAAACCACTCCCGATCAAGCCGCCAAGACGATCCTCAAAGGCGTCGAAAAGGGCAAGGGACGCGTACTCATCGGTTCCGACGCCATCGCACTGGACCTGCTCCAGCGCATCACCGGCTCGAAATACCAGCGGGTCATCGCGACGATCGCTGGCCGCGCTATGCCGAAGAAGAAGTAG
- a CDS encoding alpha/beta hydrolase, which yields MKSFYLPLPLVAAALKPFYRVALYAKFPFTVQRTLLNLAAPIQTLPEGTVVQPLMLAGRRAERVTVGATERTTAVLYLHGGAYTIGSMATHRSLAAHLARESSSAVYVLDYRLAPENPYPAGLNDAVAAYRELIKSHGYSADRVAIAGDSAGGGLTVATARHLVDDGVSPAALGLISPWVDPGARDAQFDRDIVVNTAWSYAAAEAYLGDGDPLDQGFAPLQGDLTGLPPIVMHVGTAEVLYPQIVAFHEKLLLSGVEVNYVEYEKLWHVAHLQASILREAARAVHHMGSFLAARLDKSEVVLPEPTRSDIA from the coding sequence GTGAAGTCCTTCTACCTTCCGCTTCCGCTCGTCGCAGCCGCACTGAAGCCGTTCTACCGCGTCGCGTTGTATGCGAAGTTCCCCTTCACGGTCCAACGCACGCTCTTGAACCTCGCCGCACCGATCCAGACGCTGCCGGAAGGCACTGTGGTGCAGCCACTCATGCTCGCCGGACGGCGGGCAGAGCGCGTCACCGTCGGCGCCACCGAACGCACGACCGCGGTGCTCTACCTGCACGGCGGTGCGTACACGATCGGGTCGATGGCCACGCATCGGTCGCTCGCCGCTCACTTGGCTCGCGAATCGTCGAGCGCGGTATACGTTCTCGACTACCGGCTCGCGCCGGAGAACCCGTATCCAGCTGGCCTCAACGACGCCGTCGCGGCCTACCGTGAGCTGATCAAGTCTCACGGCTACTCCGCCGATCGCGTTGCGATCGCAGGTGATTCCGCCGGCGGCGGACTGACCGTCGCTACCGCTCGACACCTCGTCGACGACGGCGTGAGCCCTGCTGCTCTCGGTTTGATCTCACCCTGGGTCGATCCGGGCGCTCGCGACGCACAGTTCGATCGCGACATCGTGGTGAACACGGCGTGGTCCTACGCTGCGGCCGAGGCGTATCTCGGCGACGGCGATCCCCTGGATCAGGGGTTCGCTCCTCTCCAAGGCGATCTCACCGGCCTCCCTCCGATCGTGATGCATGTGGGTACGGCGGAGGTTCTGTACCCGCAGATCGTCGCGTTCCACGAGAAACTACTGCTCTCGGGCGTCGAGGTGAACTACGTCGAGTACGAAAAGTTGTGGCACGTAGCCCATTTGCAGGCGTCGATCCTCCGCGAGGCAGCGCGGGCCGTCCACCATATGGGTTCGTTCCTTGCGGCACGCCTCGACAAGTCAGAGGTTGTGCTCCCCGAGCCAACGCGCAGCGATATCGCCTGA
- a CDS encoding glycine betaine ABC transporter substrate-binding protein codes for MSVFATRLRWLAGASVLVMALAGCSAGPSGRSEVIVGAGNGVESQLLAHIYAGAIRSAGVTVDVESGLGGRADYLEALDRGEVTLVPDFTGALLNQFDSQSGATEAEDVFVDLNRSLPEGLSVGDYALAEDRTALAVSPTGPLAELSTISDFVDKRGTAKWGVVGDPPKPDPLEVGMRLAPPGTGAGFEDIAVYANAQDAVDALDSGEVEALAFTTASFGPLAADLTTLEDDESVFPAQNVVPLIRAGSLDDAAIATLSVVAGELTTADLADMIGEARGGGDSGDIAARWLGEHNL; via the coding sequence GTGAGCGTGTTTGCGACGCGTCTGAGGTGGCTCGCTGGTGCGTCGGTGCTCGTCATGGCACTGGCAGGCTGCAGCGCTGGGCCATCCGGCCGATCCGAGGTGATCGTAGGCGCTGGCAACGGCGTCGAGAGCCAGTTGCTTGCGCACATCTACGCAGGCGCCATTCGATCCGCCGGTGTCACGGTGGACGTCGAGTCGGGGTTGGGCGGACGAGCGGACTATCTGGAGGCTCTCGACCGCGGCGAGGTCACGTTGGTGCCCGACTTCACCGGGGCGTTGTTGAACCAGTTCGATTCGCAATCCGGGGCAACGGAGGCAGAGGACGTCTTCGTCGACCTGAACAGGTCGTTGCCCGAGGGGTTGTCGGTGGGCGACTATGCCCTGGCCGAGGATCGGACGGCCCTTGCCGTGTCGCCGACGGGTCCTCTTGCCGAACTGTCGACGATCTCGGACTTCGTGGACAAGCGTGGAACTGCGAAGTGGGGAGTCGTCGGCGATCCACCGAAACCAGACCCGTTGGAGGTCGGTATGCGTCTGGCGCCGCCCGGAACGGGAGCTGGGTTCGAGGACATTGCCGTCTATGCAAACGCTCAGGACGCCGTCGACGCGCTGGACTCGGGCGAGGTCGAGGCGCTGGCCTTCACGACGGCCTCTTTCGGGCCGTTGGCCGCCGACCTCACCACACTCGAAGACGACGAGAGCGTGTTTCCTGCGCAGAACGTCGTTCCGCTGATTCGCGCCGGCTCACTGGACGACGCGGCTATCGCGACCCTGAGCGTCGTCGCCGGTGAACTGACGACAGCGGACCTCGCCGACATGATCGGCGAGGCCCGCGGTGGCGGCGACTCAGGCGATATCGCTGCGCGTTGGCTCGGGGAGCACAACCTCTGA
- a CDS encoding ABC transporter substrate-binding protein, producing MALAACGGNSDPLSSGGGDDTNTDPNSIVIGSANFPESETVANIYAEALRANGFEVSTKLNIGSREAYIPAVRDGSIDLIPDYTGNLLQYLDESATATSSEDILAALPEALGDDLTITAQAPGEDKDAVVVTRATATERNLTTIGDLAPFSAELKFAGTPEFQERVGGLPGLESKYGLAIAPQNYVSINDGGGPATVQALVNGDVLAADIFTTAPSIAQNDLVVLEDPENNFAAQNVIPVLRTSKQSDKLTEVLDAVSAQITTDELIALNTSVSGDAKIEPAAAAKAWVADKGLDQPVS from the coding sequence ATGGCCCTGGCCGCGTGCGGTGGAAACAGCGATCCCCTCTCCTCCGGCGGTGGTGACGACACGAACACCGACCCGAATTCGATCGTCATCGGCTCCGCCAACTTCCCGGAGTCCGAGACCGTCGCCAACATCTACGCAGAAGCATTGCGCGCCAACGGCTTCGAAGTGAGCACCAAGCTCAACATCGGCAGCCGCGAGGCGTACATCCCGGCAGTACGCGACGGATCGATCGACCTCATTCCCGATTACACGGGCAATCTTCTTCAGTACTTGGACGAATCCGCTACCGCGACGTCCTCCGAGGACATTCTCGCGGCACTACCCGAAGCGCTCGGCGACGATCTGACCATCACCGCCCAGGCCCCCGGTGAAGACAAAGACGCCGTCGTCGTGACACGGGCAACCGCGACGGAACGCAATCTCACGACGATCGGCGACCTCGCGCCCTTCTCCGCCGAGCTGAAGTTCGCCGGCACTCCCGAGTTCCAGGAACGTGTTGGAGGTCTGCCGGGGCTCGAGTCCAAGTACGGCCTCGCCATCGCGCCGCAGAACTACGTCTCGATCAACGACGGCGGAGGACCTGCGACGGTGCAGGCACTGGTCAACGGCGATGTCCTGGCTGCCGATATCTTCACGACGGCGCCCTCGATCGCCCAGAACGATCTAGTGGTGCTCGAAGACCCCGAGAACAACTTCGCCGCGCAGAACGTCATCCCCGTCCTGCGTACGTCGAAGCAGTCCGACAAGCTGACCGAGGTGCTCGACGCCGTGTCGGCACAGATCACGACGGACGAGTTGATCGCACTGAACACCTCGGTATCGGGTGACGCCAAGATCGAACCGGCCGCGGCAGCCAAAGCCTGGGTCGCCGACAAGGGACTGGACCAGCCGGTCAGCTGA
- a CDS encoding ABC transporter ATP-binding protein, translated as MITFDGVNKTYPDVQGRSAGSTPGHTTAVENLDLVIEPESFTVFVGPSGCGKTTSMRMINRMITPTSGVITVDGKNIADTDAVKLRRGIGYVIQSAGLLPHRTVVDNVATVPVLRGQTRRAARKEALSVLERVGLDPAFASRYPAQLSGGQQQRVGVARALAADPPILLMDEPFSAVDPVVREDLQTEMLRLQADLKKTIVFVTHDIDEAVRLGDHIAVFGPHGRLQQYDRPQTILASPATPFVAGFVGRDRGYRGLSFRSAQSVTMHPIDTATEDEVKRLRLDRGQWVLVVSSERRPLGWIDATGIEKVRDGFSLDESTAAGGSLFLEGGDLRQALDAAISSPSGIGVAVDSTGAAVGSVDAAEILEHLAVQRKSEDEERNRHHFEKDADR; from the coding sequence ATGATCACATTCGACGGCGTCAACAAGACCTACCCGGACGTTCAGGGTCGTTCCGCAGGCTCCACTCCCGGCCACACGACCGCGGTGGAGAATCTCGATCTCGTGATCGAACCCGAGTCGTTCACCGTGTTCGTCGGACCGTCCGGGTGCGGCAAAACAACGTCGATGCGGATGATCAACCGCATGATCACGCCCACGTCGGGAGTGATCACGGTCGACGGAAAGAACATCGCCGACACCGACGCCGTGAAGCTGCGGCGGGGCATCGGTTACGTCATTCAGAGCGCAGGCCTGCTGCCGCACCGGACGGTCGTCGACAATGTCGCGACCGTGCCGGTGCTGCGCGGCCAGACGAGACGCGCTGCCCGCAAGGAGGCGTTGAGCGTTCTCGAACGCGTCGGCCTCGATCCCGCATTCGCATCGCGGTACCCAGCGCAACTGTCGGGCGGTCAGCAGCAGCGTGTCGGGGTTGCGCGTGCGCTCGCGGCCGATCCGCCCATTCTGCTGATGGACGAGCCGTTCAGCGCGGTGGACCCGGTGGTCCGCGAGGATCTTCAGACCGAAATGCTGCGCCTGCAGGCCGATCTGAAGAAGACGATCGTGTTCGTCACGCACGACATCGACGAGGCCGTCCGCCTGGGCGATCACATCGCAGTCTTCGGCCCGCACGGACGTCTACAGCAGTACGACCGCCCGCAGACAATCCTCGCCTCACCCGCAACACCTTTCGTCGCCGGCTTCGTCGGACGCGATCGTGGGTACCGAGGGCTGTCGTTCCGGTCGGCTCAGTCGGTCACTATGCACCCGATCGACACCGCAACCGAGGACGAGGTGAAACGTCTCCGGTTGGACCGAGGCCAGTGGGTTCTCGTGGTCAGCTCCGAGCGTCGCCCGCTCGGATGGATCGACGCCACCGGGATCGAAAAAGTGCGCGACGGCTTCTCACTCGACGAGAGCACAGCGGCGGGTGGTTCCCTGTTCCTCGAGGGAGGCGACCTGCGTCAAGCACTCGACGCCGCAATCTCTTCGCCGTCGGGAATCGGAGTCGCGGTCGATTCGACCGGGGCGGCCGTCGGCAGCGTCGATGCCGCGGAGATCCTCGAACACCTTGCGGTACAACGCAAGTCCGAGGACGAAGAACGCAACCGTCATCACTTCGAGAAGGATGCCGACCGGTGA
- a CDS encoding ABC transporter permease: MKWLVDNFDVVLGLAKTHLYLSLVPVLIGLVVAIPVGTVIRRSSWIRKITLTVASVAFTIPSLALFVAVPAIVGLPVLDPLNVVIALAVYSSALLIRAVPEALDSVPFAVVDSAEAMGYSPLRRAVAVELPLSLPVLIAGIRVVAVTNISLVSVGSVIGIGGLGQLFTQGYQRDYPDQIVAGIISIVFLALVFDAALYLLGRWLTPWTRLGTTKKPRSSNKKAAA; this comes from the coding sequence GTGAAGTGGCTGGTGGACAACTTCGACGTCGTCCTCGGTCTCGCCAAGACACACCTGTACCTCTCACTCGTGCCGGTGCTGATCGGACTCGTCGTCGCCATCCCGGTCGGTACCGTTATTCGGCGTTCGTCGTGGATCCGCAAGATCACTCTGACCGTGGCAAGCGTCGCATTCACCATTCCGTCGCTTGCCCTCTTCGTCGCGGTTCCCGCGATAGTCGGTCTGCCGGTCCTCGATCCGCTGAACGTCGTCATCGCGTTGGCGGTGTATTCGTCCGCACTGCTGATCAGGGCGGTACCGGAGGCGCTGGACTCGGTGCCGTTCGCCGTCGTCGATTCGGCCGAGGCCATGGGCTATTCGCCGCTGCGACGAGCAGTGGCAGTGGAACTGCCACTGTCGCTTCCGGTCCTCATCGCGGGCATCCGAGTCGTCGCCGTCACCAATATTTCGCTGGTATCCGTCGGGTCGGTCATCGGCATCGGCGGCCTCGGTCAGCTGTTCACTCAGGGATATCAGCGTGACTACCCCGACCAGATAGTGGCGGGCATCATCTCCATCGTCTTCCTTGCTCTGGTGTTCGACGCCGCCCTGTACCTGCTCGGCCGTTGGCTCACACCGTGGACCCGGTTGGGAACTACGAAGAAGCCGAGAAGCTCCAACAAGAAGGCCGCGGCATGA